Proteins from a single region of Seriola aureovittata isolate HTS-2021-v1 ecotype China chromosome 9, ASM2101889v1, whole genome shotgun sequence:
- the dlgap4a gene encoding disks large-associated protein 4 isoform X3 yields the protein MKGLGANRSRHLSDSCEPAGCPQKPLCPLTSDPHSSFLLSPTLNHYGTLDPHLHQCPPTSPTALTPDCLLPFNQMSNSSTFPRLHFTSQTDQADCSQGCLAGGGVGQGSRAGTLSSSLSMGMGLGLGLTGAPMITSGSATISSAAAAKMNRLPSNLLDQLERHLPLQRDGFSTLQFHRGRMSKQRSESPGRIRHLMHSVQKLFAKSQSLENSAIKGSINGRSAGGMTGTMGAGEDCGRPTRRSKSKDRAKTEGPKQRPRPNALGLWSSDDALDTDTTKAGTIAVGYRNPLSMMTLGRAVSDSQAPPRHIPQGYNTISAHTLKTSKSSSDLKFLACPATQVGSKEEEGRTRGSKDDTLVKRGSWSTLTLSQARQVLQKGSATVNRTLLKSKSCHQDLAQQFLQVPLGDWAGTLGRGRPRGTEIPCRRMRSGSYVKAMGDLEDSEDSEGSPKPSPKSAARRQSYLKATQHSLSEQQPPPPPRNTLPSLKELSTNRSLDNLDCLVSPLEAPPRHRNNDFSQCAGTLGRGSGTQRVSLHTFFQVCGQGCGHSVPYCDGESQAVDALDLPAPTCFRSRSHSYLRAIQAGCSQDEDTASVDSDSPPPTTTGYSYSSNTTVSNRKAPPPVPPRTTSKPLISVTLQSSTESAQDTYLDQQDRGSEVNSQSGRSNSSDSLCSIRTGSLAKGTQPPPAAVPAAIPAPTAGSVPPVPAPRDLPPTITVATATTSTSTLPQNDTLGTGITLAQAPTAPKRKLSSIGIQVDCVHPIPREEPLFLATPLKFQSIGVQVENGRPLSRDSSMASRQNTETEPQEPQDAAPTENNITNCTNNQSVNSAAPNGQDKAMEQQPLKHTSVPTRISNSTQETLDPALDPSSLPPPDPSLETGNCCAHGDSVQPSTPSCLRDGNWFLKLLQAETGRMEGWCQQMEKETKDNKLSEEVLGTIRSAVGSAQLLMSQKFEQFRGLCNENLNVNANPRPTAQDLAGFWDLLQLSIEDISMKFDELYQLKANNWQLPEKSEKKDENKQLPSSVPKKQSKPRLSAGKDRSVDSAVDKQRQEARKRLMAAKRAASVRQNSATESADSIEIYVPEAQTRL from the exons ATGAAAGGGTTAGGAGCCAACCGCAGTCGTCACCTGTCCGACTCATGTGAACCAGCGGGATGCCCACAGAAGCCTCTTTGTCCTTTAACCTCAGATCCTCACAGCTCCTTTCTGTTGAGCCCCACCTTAAACCACTATGGCACTCTGGACCCGCATCTCCACCAGTGCCCTCCCACCAGCCCAACTGCCCTGACCCCTGACTGCTTGCTGCCTTTCAACCAGATGTCCAACAGCAGCACCTTCCCTCGTCTGCACTTCACCTCCCAGACTGACCAGGCTGACTGCTCCCAGGGCTGTTTGGCTGGTGGTGGGGTGGGACAGGGCAGCAGGGCAGGTACACTATCCAGCTCTTTGTCTATGGGTATGGGCTTGGGTCTGGGCCTCACTGGTGCTCCTATGATCACCAGTGGATCAGCCACCAtatcctcagcagcagcagccaagatGAATCGGTTACCCTCCAACCTTTTGGATCAACTAGAGAGGCACCTGCCCCTGCAGCGTGATGGCTTCAGTACTCTGCAGTTTCATAGAGGACGCATGTCGAAGCAACGCAGTGAGAGTCCAGGACGCATACGTCACCTGATGCACTCTGTGCAAAAGCTATTTGCCAAGTCCCAGTCCCTGGAAAACTCTGCAATCAAAGGCAGCATAAACGGGCGCTCAGCTGGAGGAATGACTGGCACCATGGGGGCTGGTGAAGATTGTGGTAGACCAACCCGCAGGAGCAAGAGTAAAGACAGGGCTAAAACTGAGGGGCCAAAGCAGAGACCCAGGCCCAATGCACTAGGCCTCTGGAGCTCAGATGATGCCCTGGACACTGACACTACCAAAGCTGGCACTATTGCTGTAGGTTACCGCAACCCACTGAGCATGATGACTCTTGGCAGAGCGGTTTCAGACAGCCAGGCTCCTCCCAGACATATCCCACAGGGCTACAACACTATTTCTGCACATACTCTCAAGACCTCTAAAAGCAGCAGCGACCTCAAGTTCCTGGCATGCCCGGCGACACAGGTAGGATctaaggaagaggagggaagaacaAGGGGAAGCAAGGATGACACATTGGTGAAGAGGGGCTCCTGGTCCACTCTCACGCTCAGCCAGGCCAGGCAAGTGTTGCAGAAGGGTTCTGCTACCGTCAACAGGACCCTGCTTAAATCTAAGTCATGCCACCAAGACCTGGCACAACAGTTCCTTCAG GTTCCACTGGGGGACTGGGCAGGAACTTTGGGTCGCGGCCGGCCCAGAGGAACTGAGATCCCCTGTCGAAGGATGCGCAGTGGCAGCTATGTGAAAGCTATGGGAGACTTAGAAGACAGCGAAGACTCCGAGGGAAGCCCCAAACCTTCCCCCAAATCTGCAGCTCGTCGCCAGAGCTACCTGAAGGCCACGCAGCACTCCCTAAGCGAGCAACAGCCGCCACCACCTCCACGCAA CACTCTGCCGTCCCTGAAAGAGCTGTCGACTAATCGGAGCCTCGATAACTTAGACTGCCTGGTGAGCCCGTTGGAGGCCCCTCCTCGCCACAGGAACAATGATTTCAGCCAGTGCGCTGGCACACTGGGCAGAGGCTCGGGCACTCAG CGTGTGAGTCTGCACACGTTCTTTCAGGTATGTGGGCAGGGCTGTGGGCACTCAGTACCATACTGTGACGGCGAATCGCAGGCAGTGGATGCTCTGGATCTGCCCGCGCCAACGTGCTTCCGGTCACGCAGCCACAGCTACCTGCGGGCCATCCAGGCGGGTTGTTCCCAGGATGAGGATACGGCCTCTGTGGACTCAGActcaccaccacccaccactACAGGCTATAGCTACAGCTCCAACACCA CAGTCAGTAATAGAAAGGCTCCTCCTCCAGTCCCACCCCGCACCACCTCCAAGCCCCTCATCTCAGTGACGCTGCAGAGCAGCACTGAGTCAGCCCAGGACACATACCTTGACCAGCAGGACCGTGGCAGTGAGGTCAACAGCCAGTCAGGACGCAGCAACTCCTCTGACAGTCTCTGTAGCATCCGCACGGGCAGTCTGGCTAAGGGAACCCAGcctccaccagctgctgtcCCTGCCGCAATCCCTGCACCCACTGCAGGCTCTGTACCTCCTGTTCCAGCCCCTCGTGACCTCCCTCCCACCATCACTGTTGCCACCGCCACCACCTCCACATCTACCCTGCCCCAAAATGACACCCTGGGCACTGGAATAACCCTAGCGCAGGCCCCGACTGCACCCAAGAGGAAACTGTCCTCAATCGGAATTCAG GTGGATTGCGTTCATCCAATTCCAAGAGAGGAACCACTATTCCTGGCTACACCCCTAAAATTTCAGTCAATTGGAGTTCAAGTGGAGAACGGCAGGCC TCTCAGCCGGGACAGCAGTATGGCCTCCAGACAAAATACAGAGACTGAGCCTCAGGAGCCCCAGGATGCCGCAcccacagaaaacaacataacCAACTGTACTAACAATCAATCAGTGAATAGCGCTGCGCCCAACGGACAGGACAAAGCCATGGAACAGCAGCCCCTTAAACACACCTCAGTCCCAACCAGGATATCCAACTCAACCCAGGAGACTCTGGATCCAGCTTTAGACCCGTCCTCGTTGCCACCGCCAGACCCTAGCCTGGAGACCGGAAACTGCTGCGCCCATGGAGATTCTGTTCAACCCAGCACGCCATCTTGCCTCCGAGATGGCAACTGGTTTCTAAAGCTGCTGCAGGCAGAAACAGGCCGCATGGAGGGCTGGTGTCAACAGATGGAGAAGGAGACCAAAGACAATAAGCTCTCAGAAGAAG TGCTGGGGACGATCCGCAGTGCAGTAGGCAGCGCTCAGCTCCTCATGTCACAGAAGTTCGAGCAGTTCAGAGGGCTCTGTAATGAGAACTTG AACGTGAATGCCAACCCACGACCAACAGCACAGGACCTCGCAGGATTCTGGGATCTTTTACAACTCTCAATAGAGGACATCAGCATGAAGTTTGATGAGCTCTACCAACTGAAAGCCAACAACTGGCAACTTCCTGAGAAATCAGAGAAGAAG GATGAAAACAAGCAGCTTCCATCATCTGTGCCAAAGAAGCAGTCTAAGCCCAGACTGTCTGCGGGGAAGGACAGGAGTGTGGACTCGGCTGTGGACAAGCAGAGGCAAGAAGCCCGAAAACGGCTGATGGCAGCAAAGCGCGCGGCGTCAGTACGACAGAACTCCGCCACAGAAAGTGCTGACAGCATCGAAATCTATGTCCCCGAGGCCCAAACCCGCCTCTGA
- the dlgap4a gene encoding disks large-associated protein 4 isoform X1 has protein sequence MKGLGANRSRHLSDSCEPAGCPQKPLCPLTSDPHSSFLLSPTLNHYGTLDPHLHQCPPTSPTALTPDCLLPFNQMSNSSTFPRLHFTSQTDQADCSQGCLAGGGVGQGSRAGTLSSSLSMGMGLGLGLTGAPMITSGSATISSAAAAKMNRLPSNLLDQLERHLPLQRDGFSTLQFHRGRMSKQRSESPGRIRHLMHSVQKLFAKSQSLENSAIKGSINGRSAGGMTGTMGAGEDCGRPTRRSKSKDRAKTEGPKQRPRPNALGLWSSDDALDTDTTKAGTIAVGYRNPLSMMTLGRAVSDSQAPPRHIPQGYNTISAHTLKTSKSSSDLKFLACPATQVGSKEEEGRTRGSKDDTLVKRGSWSTLTLSQARQVLQKGSATVNRTLLKSKSCHQDLAQQFLQVGGPVPLGDWAGTLGRGRPRGTEIPCRRMRSGSYVKAMGDLEDSEDSEGSPKPSPKSAARRQSYLKATQHSLSEQQPPPPPRNTLPSLKELSTNRSLDNLDCLVSPLEAPPRHRNNDFSQCAGTLGRGSGTQRVSLHTFFQVCGQGCGHSVPYCDGESQAVDALDLPAPTCFRSRSHSYLRAIQAGCSQDEDTASVDSDSPPPTTTGYSYSSNTTVSNRKAPPPVPPRTTSKPLISVTLQSSTESAQDTYLDQQDRGSEVNSQSGRSNSSDSLCSIRTGSLAKGTQPPPAAVPAAIPAPTAGSVPPVPAPRDLPPTITVATATTSTSTLPQNDTLGTGITLAQAPTAPKRKLSSIGIQVDCVHPIPREEPLFLATPLKFQSIGVQVENGRPLSRDSSMASRQNTETEPQEPQDAAPTENNITNCTNNQSVNSAAPNGQDKAMEQQPLKHTSVPTRISNSTQETLDPALDPSSLPPPDPSLETGNCCAHGDSVQPSTPSCLRDGNWFLKLLQAETGRMEGWCQQMEKETKDNKLSEEVLGTIRSAVGSAQLLMSQKFEQFRGLCNENLNVNANPRPTAQDLAGFWDLLQLSIEDISMKFDELYQLKANNWQLPEKSEKKDENKQLPSSVPKKQSKPRLSAGKDRSVDSAVDKQRQEARKRLMAAKRAASVRQNSATESADSIEIYVPEAQTRL, from the exons ATGAAAGGGTTAGGAGCCAACCGCAGTCGTCACCTGTCCGACTCATGTGAACCAGCGGGATGCCCACAGAAGCCTCTTTGTCCTTTAACCTCAGATCCTCACAGCTCCTTTCTGTTGAGCCCCACCTTAAACCACTATGGCACTCTGGACCCGCATCTCCACCAGTGCCCTCCCACCAGCCCAACTGCCCTGACCCCTGACTGCTTGCTGCCTTTCAACCAGATGTCCAACAGCAGCACCTTCCCTCGTCTGCACTTCACCTCCCAGACTGACCAGGCTGACTGCTCCCAGGGCTGTTTGGCTGGTGGTGGGGTGGGACAGGGCAGCAGGGCAGGTACACTATCCAGCTCTTTGTCTATGGGTATGGGCTTGGGTCTGGGCCTCACTGGTGCTCCTATGATCACCAGTGGATCAGCCACCAtatcctcagcagcagcagccaagatGAATCGGTTACCCTCCAACCTTTTGGATCAACTAGAGAGGCACCTGCCCCTGCAGCGTGATGGCTTCAGTACTCTGCAGTTTCATAGAGGACGCATGTCGAAGCAACGCAGTGAGAGTCCAGGACGCATACGTCACCTGATGCACTCTGTGCAAAAGCTATTTGCCAAGTCCCAGTCCCTGGAAAACTCTGCAATCAAAGGCAGCATAAACGGGCGCTCAGCTGGAGGAATGACTGGCACCATGGGGGCTGGTGAAGATTGTGGTAGACCAACCCGCAGGAGCAAGAGTAAAGACAGGGCTAAAACTGAGGGGCCAAAGCAGAGACCCAGGCCCAATGCACTAGGCCTCTGGAGCTCAGATGATGCCCTGGACACTGACACTACCAAAGCTGGCACTATTGCTGTAGGTTACCGCAACCCACTGAGCATGATGACTCTTGGCAGAGCGGTTTCAGACAGCCAGGCTCCTCCCAGACATATCCCACAGGGCTACAACACTATTTCTGCACATACTCTCAAGACCTCTAAAAGCAGCAGCGACCTCAAGTTCCTGGCATGCCCGGCGACACAGGTAGGATctaaggaagaggagggaagaacaAGGGGAAGCAAGGATGACACATTGGTGAAGAGGGGCTCCTGGTCCACTCTCACGCTCAGCCAGGCCAGGCAAGTGTTGCAGAAGGGTTCTGCTACCGTCAACAGGACCCTGCTTAAATCTAAGTCATGCCACCAAGACCTGGCACAACAGTTCCTTCAGGTAGGAGGGCCA GTTCCACTGGGGGACTGGGCAGGAACTTTGGGTCGCGGCCGGCCCAGAGGAACTGAGATCCCCTGTCGAAGGATGCGCAGTGGCAGCTATGTGAAAGCTATGGGAGACTTAGAAGACAGCGAAGACTCCGAGGGAAGCCCCAAACCTTCCCCCAAATCTGCAGCTCGTCGCCAGAGCTACCTGAAGGCCACGCAGCACTCCCTAAGCGAGCAACAGCCGCCACCACCTCCACGCAA CACTCTGCCGTCCCTGAAAGAGCTGTCGACTAATCGGAGCCTCGATAACTTAGACTGCCTGGTGAGCCCGTTGGAGGCCCCTCCTCGCCACAGGAACAATGATTTCAGCCAGTGCGCTGGCACACTGGGCAGAGGCTCGGGCACTCAG CGTGTGAGTCTGCACACGTTCTTTCAGGTATGTGGGCAGGGCTGTGGGCACTCAGTACCATACTGTGACGGCGAATCGCAGGCAGTGGATGCTCTGGATCTGCCCGCGCCAACGTGCTTCCGGTCACGCAGCCACAGCTACCTGCGGGCCATCCAGGCGGGTTGTTCCCAGGATGAGGATACGGCCTCTGTGGACTCAGActcaccaccacccaccactACAGGCTATAGCTACAGCTCCAACACCA CAGTCAGTAATAGAAAGGCTCCTCCTCCAGTCCCACCCCGCACCACCTCCAAGCCCCTCATCTCAGTGACGCTGCAGAGCAGCACTGAGTCAGCCCAGGACACATACCTTGACCAGCAGGACCGTGGCAGTGAGGTCAACAGCCAGTCAGGACGCAGCAACTCCTCTGACAGTCTCTGTAGCATCCGCACGGGCAGTCTGGCTAAGGGAACCCAGcctccaccagctgctgtcCCTGCCGCAATCCCTGCACCCACTGCAGGCTCTGTACCTCCTGTTCCAGCCCCTCGTGACCTCCCTCCCACCATCACTGTTGCCACCGCCACCACCTCCACATCTACCCTGCCCCAAAATGACACCCTGGGCACTGGAATAACCCTAGCGCAGGCCCCGACTGCACCCAAGAGGAAACTGTCCTCAATCGGAATTCAG GTGGATTGCGTTCATCCAATTCCAAGAGAGGAACCACTATTCCTGGCTACACCCCTAAAATTTCAGTCAATTGGAGTTCAAGTGGAGAACGGCAGGCC TCTCAGCCGGGACAGCAGTATGGCCTCCAGACAAAATACAGAGACTGAGCCTCAGGAGCCCCAGGATGCCGCAcccacagaaaacaacataacCAACTGTACTAACAATCAATCAGTGAATAGCGCTGCGCCCAACGGACAGGACAAAGCCATGGAACAGCAGCCCCTTAAACACACCTCAGTCCCAACCAGGATATCCAACTCAACCCAGGAGACTCTGGATCCAGCTTTAGACCCGTCCTCGTTGCCACCGCCAGACCCTAGCCTGGAGACCGGAAACTGCTGCGCCCATGGAGATTCTGTTCAACCCAGCACGCCATCTTGCCTCCGAGATGGCAACTGGTTTCTAAAGCTGCTGCAGGCAGAAACAGGCCGCATGGAGGGCTGGTGTCAACAGATGGAGAAGGAGACCAAAGACAATAAGCTCTCAGAAGAAG TGCTGGGGACGATCCGCAGTGCAGTAGGCAGCGCTCAGCTCCTCATGTCACAGAAGTTCGAGCAGTTCAGAGGGCTCTGTAATGAGAACTTG AACGTGAATGCCAACCCACGACCAACAGCACAGGACCTCGCAGGATTCTGGGATCTTTTACAACTCTCAATAGAGGACATCAGCATGAAGTTTGATGAGCTCTACCAACTGAAAGCCAACAACTGGCAACTTCCTGAGAAATCAGAGAAGAAG GATGAAAACAAGCAGCTTCCATCATCTGTGCCAAAGAAGCAGTCTAAGCCCAGACTGTCTGCGGGGAAGGACAGGAGTGTGGACTCGGCTGTGGACAAGCAGAGGCAAGAAGCCCGAAAACGGCTGATGGCAGCAAAGCGCGCGGCGTCAGTACGACAGAACTCCGCCACAGAAAGTGCTGACAGCATCGAAATCTATGTCCCCGAGGCCCAAACCCGCCTCTGA
- the dlgap4a gene encoding disks large-associated protein 4 isoform X4 produces the protein MKGLGANRSRHLSDSCEPAGCPQKPLCPLTSDPHSSFLLSPTLNHYGTLDPHLHQCPPTSPTALTPDCLLPFNQMSNSSTFPRLHFTSQTDQADCSQGCLAGGGVGQGSRAGTLSSSLSMGMGLGLGLTGAPMITSGSATISSAAAAKMNRLPSNLLDQLERHLPLQRDGFSTLQFHRGRMSKQRSESPGRIRHLMHSVQKLFAKSQSLENSAIKGSINGRSAGGMTGTMGAGEDCGRPTRRSKSKDRAKTEGPKQRPRPNALGLWSSDDALDTDTTKAGTIAVGYRNPLSMMTLGRAVSDSQAPPRHIPQGYNTISAHTLKTSKSSSDLKFLACPATQVGSKEEEGRTRGSKDDTLVKRGSWSTLTLSQARQVLQKGSATVNRTLLKSKSCHQDLAQQFLQVGGPVPLGDWAGTLGRGRPRGTEIPCRRMRSGSYVKAMGDLEDSEDSEGSPKPSPKSAARRQSYLKATQHSLSEQQPPPPPRNTLPSLKELSTNRSLDNLDCLVSPLEAPPRHRNNDFSQCAGTLGRGSGTQVCGQGCGHSVPYCDGESQAVDALDLPAPTCFRSRSHSYLRAIQAGCSQDEDTASVDSDSPPPTTTGYSYSSNTTVSNRKAPPPVPPRTTSKPLISVTLQSSTESAQDTYLDQQDRGSEVNSQSGRSNSSDSLCSIRTGSLAKGTQPPPAAVPAAIPAPTAGSVPPVPAPRDLPPTITVATATTSTSTLPQNDTLGTGITLAQAPTAPKRKLSSIGIQVDCVHPIPREEPLFLATPLKFQSIGVQVENGRPLSRDSSMASRQNTETEPQEPQDAAPTENNITNCTNNQSVNSAAPNGQDKAMEQQPLKHTSVPTRISNSTQETLDPALDPSSLPPPDPSLETGNCCAHGDSVQPSTPSCLRDGNWFLKLLQAETGRMEGWCQQMEKETKDNKLSEEVLGTIRSAVGSAQLLMSQKFEQFRGLCNENLNVNANPRPTAQDLAGFWDLLQLSIEDISMKFDELYQLKANNWQLPEKSEKKDENKQLPSSVPKKQSKPRLSAGKDRSVDSAVDKQRQEARKRLMAAKRAASVRQNSATESADSIEIYVPEAQTRL, from the exons ATGAAAGGGTTAGGAGCCAACCGCAGTCGTCACCTGTCCGACTCATGTGAACCAGCGGGATGCCCACAGAAGCCTCTTTGTCCTTTAACCTCAGATCCTCACAGCTCCTTTCTGTTGAGCCCCACCTTAAACCACTATGGCACTCTGGACCCGCATCTCCACCAGTGCCCTCCCACCAGCCCAACTGCCCTGACCCCTGACTGCTTGCTGCCTTTCAACCAGATGTCCAACAGCAGCACCTTCCCTCGTCTGCACTTCACCTCCCAGACTGACCAGGCTGACTGCTCCCAGGGCTGTTTGGCTGGTGGTGGGGTGGGACAGGGCAGCAGGGCAGGTACACTATCCAGCTCTTTGTCTATGGGTATGGGCTTGGGTCTGGGCCTCACTGGTGCTCCTATGATCACCAGTGGATCAGCCACCAtatcctcagcagcagcagccaagatGAATCGGTTACCCTCCAACCTTTTGGATCAACTAGAGAGGCACCTGCCCCTGCAGCGTGATGGCTTCAGTACTCTGCAGTTTCATAGAGGACGCATGTCGAAGCAACGCAGTGAGAGTCCAGGACGCATACGTCACCTGATGCACTCTGTGCAAAAGCTATTTGCCAAGTCCCAGTCCCTGGAAAACTCTGCAATCAAAGGCAGCATAAACGGGCGCTCAGCTGGAGGAATGACTGGCACCATGGGGGCTGGTGAAGATTGTGGTAGACCAACCCGCAGGAGCAAGAGTAAAGACAGGGCTAAAACTGAGGGGCCAAAGCAGAGACCCAGGCCCAATGCACTAGGCCTCTGGAGCTCAGATGATGCCCTGGACACTGACACTACCAAAGCTGGCACTATTGCTGTAGGTTACCGCAACCCACTGAGCATGATGACTCTTGGCAGAGCGGTTTCAGACAGCCAGGCTCCTCCCAGACATATCCCACAGGGCTACAACACTATTTCTGCACATACTCTCAAGACCTCTAAAAGCAGCAGCGACCTCAAGTTCCTGGCATGCCCGGCGACACAGGTAGGATctaaggaagaggagggaagaacaAGGGGAAGCAAGGATGACACATTGGTGAAGAGGGGCTCCTGGTCCACTCTCACGCTCAGCCAGGCCAGGCAAGTGTTGCAGAAGGGTTCTGCTACCGTCAACAGGACCCTGCTTAAATCTAAGTCATGCCACCAAGACCTGGCACAACAGTTCCTTCAGGTAGGAGGGCCA GTTCCACTGGGGGACTGGGCAGGAACTTTGGGTCGCGGCCGGCCCAGAGGAACTGAGATCCCCTGTCGAAGGATGCGCAGTGGCAGCTATGTGAAAGCTATGGGAGACTTAGAAGACAGCGAAGACTCCGAGGGAAGCCCCAAACCTTCCCCCAAATCTGCAGCTCGTCGCCAGAGCTACCTGAAGGCCACGCAGCACTCCCTAAGCGAGCAACAGCCGCCACCACCTCCACGCAA CACTCTGCCGTCCCTGAAAGAGCTGTCGACTAATCGGAGCCTCGATAACTTAGACTGCCTGGTGAGCCCGTTGGAGGCCCCTCCTCGCCACAGGAACAATGATTTCAGCCAGTGCGCTGGCACACTGGGCAGAGGCTCGGGCACTCAG GTATGTGGGCAGGGCTGTGGGCACTCAGTACCATACTGTGACGGCGAATCGCAGGCAGTGGATGCTCTGGATCTGCCCGCGCCAACGTGCTTCCGGTCACGCAGCCACAGCTACCTGCGGGCCATCCAGGCGGGTTGTTCCCAGGATGAGGATACGGCCTCTGTGGACTCAGActcaccaccacccaccactACAGGCTATAGCTACAGCTCCAACACCA CAGTCAGTAATAGAAAGGCTCCTCCTCCAGTCCCACCCCGCACCACCTCCAAGCCCCTCATCTCAGTGACGCTGCAGAGCAGCACTGAGTCAGCCCAGGACACATACCTTGACCAGCAGGACCGTGGCAGTGAGGTCAACAGCCAGTCAGGACGCAGCAACTCCTCTGACAGTCTCTGTAGCATCCGCACGGGCAGTCTGGCTAAGGGAACCCAGcctccaccagctgctgtcCCTGCCGCAATCCCTGCACCCACTGCAGGCTCTGTACCTCCTGTTCCAGCCCCTCGTGACCTCCCTCCCACCATCACTGTTGCCACCGCCACCACCTCCACATCTACCCTGCCCCAAAATGACACCCTGGGCACTGGAATAACCCTAGCGCAGGCCCCGACTGCACCCAAGAGGAAACTGTCCTCAATCGGAATTCAG GTGGATTGCGTTCATCCAATTCCAAGAGAGGAACCACTATTCCTGGCTACACCCCTAAAATTTCAGTCAATTGGAGTTCAAGTGGAGAACGGCAGGCC TCTCAGCCGGGACAGCAGTATGGCCTCCAGACAAAATACAGAGACTGAGCCTCAGGAGCCCCAGGATGCCGCAcccacagaaaacaacataacCAACTGTACTAACAATCAATCAGTGAATAGCGCTGCGCCCAACGGACAGGACAAAGCCATGGAACAGCAGCCCCTTAAACACACCTCAGTCCCAACCAGGATATCCAACTCAACCCAGGAGACTCTGGATCCAGCTTTAGACCCGTCCTCGTTGCCACCGCCAGACCCTAGCCTGGAGACCGGAAACTGCTGCGCCCATGGAGATTCTGTTCAACCCAGCACGCCATCTTGCCTCCGAGATGGCAACTGGTTTCTAAAGCTGCTGCAGGCAGAAACAGGCCGCATGGAGGGCTGGTGTCAACAGATGGAGAAGGAGACCAAAGACAATAAGCTCTCAGAAGAAG TGCTGGGGACGATCCGCAGTGCAGTAGGCAGCGCTCAGCTCCTCATGTCACAGAAGTTCGAGCAGTTCAGAGGGCTCTGTAATGAGAACTTG AACGTGAATGCCAACCCACGACCAACAGCACAGGACCTCGCAGGATTCTGGGATCTTTTACAACTCTCAATAGAGGACATCAGCATGAAGTTTGATGAGCTCTACCAACTGAAAGCCAACAACTGGCAACTTCCTGAGAAATCAGAGAAGAAG GATGAAAACAAGCAGCTTCCATCATCTGTGCCAAAGAAGCAGTCTAAGCCCAGACTGTCTGCGGGGAAGGACAGGAGTGTGGACTCGGCTGTGGACAAGCAGAGGCAAGAAGCCCGAAAACGGCTGATGGCAGCAAAGCGCGCGGCGTCAGTACGACAGAACTCCGCCACAGAAAGTGCTGACAGCATCGAAATCTATGTCCCCGAGGCCCAAACCCGCCTCTGA